The following proteins are co-located in the Oncorhynchus clarkii lewisi isolate Uvic-CL-2024 chromosome 30, UVic_Ocla_1.0, whole genome shotgun sequence genome:
- the LOC139389537 gene encoding basic proline-rich protein-like — protein MGSQILKRLYSCTIESILTGCITAWYVNCPASNRKALQRVVRTAQYITATKLPAYQDLYARRPPTGEPGPPTGEPGPPTGEPPTGEPGPPTGEPGPPTGEPGPPTGEPGPPTGEPPTGEPGPPTGEPGPPTGEPGPPTGEPGPPTGEPGPPTGKPPTGEPGPPTGEPGPPTGEPGPPTGEPGPPTGEPPTGEPGPPTGEPPTGEPGPPTGEPGPPTGEPGPPTGEPGPPTGEPGPHTGEPGPPTGEPGPPTGEPGPPTGEPGPPTGEPGPPTGEPGPPTGEPGPPTGEPGPPTGEPGPDNQN, from the exons atgggttcccagatcctcaaaaggttgtacagctgcaccatcgagagcatcctgaccggttgcatcaccgcctggtacgtcaACTGCCCGGCATccaaccgtaaggcactacagagggtagtgcgtacagctcagtacatcactgcgaccaagcttcctgcctacCAGGACCTATATGCTAGGC gcccacccaccggggagccaggcccacccaccggggagccaggcccacccaccggGGAGCCACCCAccggggagccaggtccacccaccggggagccaggtccaccgaccggggagccaggcccacccaccggggagccaggcccacccaccggGGAGCCACCCaccggggagccaggcccacccaccggggagccaggcccacccaccggggagccag gtccacccaccggggagccaggcccacccaccggggagccaggcccacccaccggGAAGCCACCCAccggggagccaggtccacccaccggggagccaggtccaccgaccggggagccaggcccacccaccggggagccaggcccacccaccggGGAGCCACCCaccggggagccaggcccacccaccggGGAGCCACCCaccggggagccaggcccacccaccggGGAGCCGGGCCCACCCACCGGGGAGCCGGGCCCACCCACCGGGGAGCCGGGTCCACCCACCGGGGAGCCGGGTCCACACACCGGGGAGCCGGGTCCACCCACCGGGGAGCCGGGTCCACCCACCGGGGAGCCGGGCCCACCCACCGGGGAGCCGGGCCCACCCACCGGGGAGCCGGGTCCACCCACCGGGGAGCCGGGTCCACCCACCGGGGAGCCGGGTCCACCCACCGGGGAGCCGGGTCCACCGaccggggagccaggcccagacaatcagaattag